The Gordonia sp. KTR9 genome contains a region encoding:
- a CDS encoding MFS transporter — MPDPRLRPDEATRRPSDTTPTTGFVEPVGSHASVILVLCCGGLLASFLATALVPVAGSIGDQLGVSATSGAWALTSTFLAAAASTPIAGRAADLVGERRVLTALVLIMAAGSIISAVSDDLAPMVAGRTLQGCGAGVIPVGMSVIRRVLGPERMATGASTMSVAVGLGGGAGLPLAAWVIEDFGLSMLFWGAGCVALLLGVAFRVALAPDASRPRESFDAIGAVGVVVLLLCGLIPVAQGARWGWTSPPVLGLLGAGALTAVIWVPYELRRRWPLVDIRAARMPVIVVANLCSALVGVMYMLGTLTASHLLQTSAVPPFSGMGQSTLTAGVLLTPGGLSMLVSTPLAARLIRLTNVSATLMAAAVVAGTGFVLLLLWHAAAWQVSAAMTVVSAGVGMAMTATPVMISSSTAAGRMAAAQALNVVARFGGTAVASALVVAVLDAFGDGPVPGVPAESAYCALFTIGTALAVVICGLAACTRRWTGKGFITT, encoded by the coding sequence ATGCCCGATCCCCGACTTCGTCCGGATGAAGCGACCCGACGCCCCTCAGACACCACCCCGACAACGGGATTCGTCGAGCCAGTTGGCTCGCACGCATCGGTCATCCTCGTCCTGTGCTGCGGTGGGTTGCTCGCCTCGTTCCTGGCCACAGCACTGGTCCCGGTGGCCGGCTCGATCGGCGATCAACTCGGCGTCAGCGCGACGAGCGGCGCCTGGGCCCTGACGTCCACATTTCTCGCAGCCGCGGCCAGCACCCCCATCGCGGGACGTGCGGCGGATCTCGTCGGGGAGCGCAGGGTGCTCACCGCCCTGGTGTTGATCATGGCCGCCGGTTCGATCATCAGCGCCGTCTCCGACGACCTCGCACCGATGGTCGCCGGCCGCACCCTGCAGGGGTGTGGCGCAGGCGTGATCCCGGTCGGCATGAGTGTGATCCGCCGGGTTCTGGGCCCGGAACGGATGGCGACCGGTGCATCGACGATGTCGGTCGCGGTCGGACTCGGCGGCGGGGCCGGTCTGCCATTGGCTGCCTGGGTCATCGAGGACTTCGGGCTGTCGATGCTGTTCTGGGGTGCCGGTTGCGTGGCGCTCCTGCTGGGCGTCGCATTCCGGGTGGCCCTCGCGCCCGATGCATCCCGGCCGCGTGAATCGTTCGACGCCATCGGCGCCGTGGGTGTGGTCGTGTTGCTGCTGTGTGGGCTGATCCCGGTGGCACAGGGCGCGCGATGGGGTTGGACGTCCCCGCCGGTGCTGGGGCTACTCGGGGCGGGTGCCCTGACGGCGGTGATCTGGGTTCCCTACGAGTTGCGTCGTCGCTGGCCGCTCGTCGACATCCGGGCGGCACGAATGCCTGTCATCGTGGTGGCGAACCTCTGCTCGGCACTCGTCGGGGTCATGTACATGCTCGGCACCTTGACTGCTTCCCATCTCCTGCAGACCTCCGCGGTTCCGCCTTTCTCGGGAATGGGCCAGTCGACTCTGACCGCCGGTGTGCTCCTGACCCCGGGGGGACTGTCGATGCTCGTGAGCACACCACTGGCCGCCCGGCTGATCCGGCTGACGAACGTGTCGGCGACGCTGATGGCCGCAGCCGTGGTCGCCGGTACGGGGTTTGTGCTGCTGCTCCTGTGGCACGCCGCGGCCTGGCAGGTCTCGGCGGCGATGACGGTGGTGTCCGCCGGCGTCGGTATGGCCATGACGGCTACACCGGTCATGATCTCGTCGTCCACTGCGGCCGGCCGGATGGCGGCGGCGCAGGCTCTCAACGTGGTGGCCAGGTTCGGCGGCACCGCGGTGGCCTCGGCTCTCGTCGTCGCGGTGCTGGACGCATTCGGAGACGGGCCGGTACCCGGGGTTCCGGCGGAGAGCGCCTACTGCGCCCTCTTCACCATCGGAACGGCGTTGGCCGTCGTCATCTGCGGCCTTGCGGCGTGCACGAGGCGCTGGACGGGCAAGGGTTTCATCACGACGTAA